A window from Vulpes vulpes isolate BD-2025 chromosome 9, VulVul3, whole genome shotgun sequence encodes these proteins:
- the LOC140593989 gene encoding uncharacterized protein, whose translation MLEAELPGNTRAGHRARRPPRQAVQRPCGGRAEERGAHGALSGEFTSRPHSARGAAYGRVGPWGSEGAGEAPCEQAAPRARERPHAPATPPHGRPRRAGARGPGCGVRAAATYRRGRHLLPGRVGRLSRRGARSPPLPLPPWPRPLGGGPAPRTKLRPLLRGPRPPGSLGRGGAGGSSPSGCPPGHRLLPQHTQSRRGGQATSHPGAAQRAPRALGRSPGRPAQPCLQRHPRRTRCQVTPTALPESQPQYPFLGRPRWAPEPVWSRVGSLGSCAGRRGAGGAARAARQPHGSRCATQTSASLPTTREGKGPWPPQSRGSPPPSQDARGTRQARVLGLNAAYRSITTHTTSSLEVYSEWGPDPIPSATGTVT comes from the coding sequence ATGCTGGAGGCAGAGCTGCCGGGAAACACCAGGGCAGGGCACCGTGCGCGTCGGCCGCCACGCCAagctgtgcaaaggccctgtggcggGAGGGCAGAGGAGCGCGGGGCCCACGGCGCCCTCTCCGGCGAGTTCACTTCTCGGCCCCACTCGGCCCGGGGCGCCGCGTATGGCCGGGTCGGCCCGTGGGGCTCGGAGGGGGCGGGCGAGGCCCCGTGCGAGCAGGCGGCGCCCCGGGCCCGAGAGCGGCCGCACGCCCCGGCCACGCCGCCCCACGGGAGGCCGAGGCGCGCAGGGGCACGCGGGCCGGGCTGCGGGGTCCGAGCCGCCGCCACTTACCGCCGCGGCCGCCACCTCCTCCCGGGTCGGGTCGGTCGCCTCAGCCGCCGCGGCGCGCGGAGCCCGCCACTTCCGCTTCCGCCCTGGCCGCGCCCCCTcggcggcggccccgcccccagaacGAAGCTCCGCCCCCTCTTAAGGGGGCCGCGGCCCCCAGGAagcctggggcggggcggggcgggtggaAGCAGCCCCTCTGGGTGTCCGCCTGGCCACCGCCTGCTGCCGCAACACACGCAGAGTCGCCGCGGAGGACAGGCCACTTCTCACCCTGGAGCGGCGCAGAGGGCTCCCCGGGCGCTGGGGCGAAGTCCAGGGAGACCAGCTCAGCCCTGTCTTCAACGGCATCCCCGGAGGACACGCTGTCAGGTGACCCCCACGGCGCTCCCCGAATCCCAGCCCCAGTACCCTTTCCTGGGGAGGCCCCGCTGGGCCCCTGAACCTGTCTGGTCCAGGGTGGGCTCTCTTGGCTCGTGTGCCGGGAggcggggggcaggaggggcagctaGGGCAGCCCGGCAACCACACGGCTcgcgctgtgccacccagacctCAGCATCCTTGCCTACCACGCGGGAGGGGAAGGGGCCCTGGCCACCCCAGAGCAGAGGGAGCCCACCACCCTCCCAGGACGCACGTGGCACCAGGCAGGCGAGGGTCCTGGGTCTGAATGCTGCCTACCGCTCCATCACCACCCACACGACCAGTAGTCTCGAGGTGTACTCCGAATGGGGCCCTGACCCCATCCCCTCTGCCACAGGGACAGTGACTTGA
- the ABHD17A gene encoding alpha/beta hydrolase domain-containing protein 17A, whose translation MNGLSVSELCCLFCCPPCPGRIAAKLAFLPPEPTYSLVPEPEPGPGGAGAAPSGTLRASAGTPGRWKLHLMERADFQYSQRELDTIEVFLTKSSRGNRISCMYVRCVPGARYTVLFSHGNAVDLGQMSSFYIGLGTRINCNIFSYDYSGYGVSSGKPSEKNLYADIDAAWQALRTRYGISPDSIVLYGQSIGTVPTVDLASRYECAAVVLHSPLTSGMRVAFPDTKKTYCFDAFPNIEKVSKITSPVLIIHGTEDEVIDFSHGLALYERCPKAVEPLWVEGAGHNDIELYSQYLERLRRFISQELPSQRA comes from the exons ATGAACGGCCTGTCAGTGAGCGAGCTCTGCTGCCTTTTCTGCTGCCCACCCTGCCCCGGCCGCATTGCTGCCAAGCTCGCCTTCCTGCCGCCGGAGCCTACCTACTCGCTGGTGCCGGAGCCCGAGCCGGGGCCTGGTGGAGCTGGGGCCGCCCCTTCGGGGACCCTGCGGGCCTCTGCTGGCACCCCCGGGCGCTGGAAGCTGCACCTGATGGAGCGTGCTGATTTCCAGTACAGCCAGCGTGAGCTGGACACCATCGAGGTCTTCCTGACCAAGAGCAGCCGGGGCAACCGCATCTCCTGCATGTACGTGCGCTGTGTGCCCGGCGCCAG GTACACGGTTCTCTTCTCCCACGGCAACGCGGTGGACCTGGGCCAGATGAGCAGCTTCTACATTGGCCTGGGCACGCGCATCAACTGCAACATCTTCTCCTACGACTACTCTGGCTACGGCGTCAGCTCTGGCAAGCCCTCTGAGAAGAACCTCTATGCTGACATCGATGCTGCCTGGCAGGCGCTGCGCACCAG GTACGGCATCAGCCCGGACAGCATCGTCCTGTATGGGCAGAGCATCGGCACGGTGCCCACCGTGGACCTGGCCTCTCGCTATGAGTGCGCTGCCGTGGTGCTGCACTCTCCGCTCACCTCAGGCATGCGCGTTGCCTTCCCTGACACCAAGAAGACCTACTGCTTCGATGCTTTCCCCAA CATCGAGAAGGTGTCCAAGATCACGTCACCGGTGCTCATCATCCACGGCACGGAGGACGAAGTCATCGACTTCTCCCACGGGCTGGCGCTCTATGAGCGCTGCCCCAAGGCCGTGGAGCCGCTGTGGGTGGAGGGCGCCGGGCACAACGACATCGAGCTCTACAGCCAGTACTTGGAGCGCCTGCGCCGCTTCATCTCCCAGGAGCTGCCCAGCCAGCGCGCCTAG